In Populus nigra chromosome 1, ddPopNigr1.1, whole genome shotgun sequence, one genomic interval encodes:
- the LOC133691060 gene encoding UDP-N-acetylglucosamine transferase subunit ALG14: protein MENQHDDNCCLFTPSIITVTVSVVLIAITRVLYILCQSGKPLRPSKSPKPLSTLIVLGSGGHTAEMINVLNVLLQKDRFCPRFYVAAATDNMSLQKAHLLEENVFNLNGGKGGSTQFLQIYRSREVGQSYITSIGTTFLALVHALWLMIRIRPQVVLCNGPGTCVPLCVIAFLFKMVGVRWSSVFYVESIARVRKLSLSGLLLYKLRIADQFFVQWPQLQRKYPRAHYVGCLM, encoded by the exons ATGGAGAACCAACACGATGACAATTGTTGTCTCTTCACTCCTTCCATCATCACCGTCACAGTCAGCGTTGTTTTGATTGCAATTACCCGCGTTCTCTACATTTTATGTCAATCAGGAAAGCCCTTGCGTCCCTCAAAATCCCCAAAACCACTCAGCACTTTAATTGTTTTGGGATCAG GAGGACATACTGCGGAGATGATTAATGTGTTGAATGTGCTGCTGCAAAAAGATAGGTTTTGTCCTAGGTTTTATGTGGCTGCTGCTACTGATAATATGAGTTTACAAAAAGCTCATCTTTTGgaggaaaatgtttttaatcTG AATGGGGGTAAGGGAGGCTCCACTCAATTCCTGCAAATTTACAGAAGTAGAGAAGTTGGTCAGTCATACATAACCTCTATTGGAACAACTTTCCTAGCTTTGGTTCATGCATTATGGCTAATGATTCGAATCAGACCTCAAGTG GTTCTATGCAATGGCCCTGGTACTTGTGTTCCTCTTTGTGTAATTGCATTCTTGTTTAAG ATGGTGGGGGTTAGGTGGTCATCTGTTTTTTATGTTGAGAGCATAGCGAGAGTGAGGAAGCTCTCTTTAAGTGGTTTGCTTCTTTACAAGTTGCGGATAGCTGATCAGTTTTTTGTACAATGGCCACAACTACAGAGAAAATATCCACGAGCTCATTATGTTGGCTGTCTCATGTAG